Below is a genomic region from Halostella litorea.
AGGGCGATGGTGTTTACAAAAAATCCACCTTCACAGGATACGACGGCGGTACGGACGGCCGGAAAGTGTGAGCGCCTCAGCCCCAATCCGAAATTAAATTCGCAAAATAACGGTTCAACACTTCGCCAGCTAAAGGGGCTGGGCCTGCCGTCAGAGAGTAGCCGATGAACCTAACCACAGATAGAAGTGTATCCATTGTGAACTGATACTATGAACCTTTCACAGCGAATATTCCAGGCAGTTGGCGGCCGGGGGATAGGCCAATACGTTCCATTTTCAGACCAGCTTTCAGATATTCTTCACCGGGCGAGTGTATCATCTAACGCACCTGCCGGCCAGGTGTACGGAAATCAACTTTATATCGATCCCAATGACTGCTCGTATACTGCGAAGGCAATCTCCAGAGGTGAAATTGTAAACCGAGGGGAGCTGGAGTTTTACAAGTCGAATATTGAACCTGGCATGACTATAGTAGACATTGGGGCGAATATCGGCTATTTTACTGTCGTGTTTGCCAGTTTGGTAGGAAATCAAGGGCACGTATATGCGTTTGAACCAGTGGCCGAGAGTGTTGATATCCTGAACAAGAATCTCTCTACAAATGGCCACAGTAATGTCACTATCGAACATGCTGCAGTATCGGACAGTGGGGGTGAGACGGCTATATTTGGAAATGAAAATCAACGAGGACACTCGAGTATTCTATCACCCGTACACGAAAACGATGAAGAATTGGGCACGGTGCAAACCACCACAATTGACACTTACTTCACTGATACTGTGGTTGATTTTATGAAAATAGATGCAGAAGGGGCCGAACCTAGAATTATTTCAGGAGCGGAGGATTGTTTAGAGAGTCATCAGCCAAAGATACTAATGGAGTTAAATCCGACTTTGTGGGAATCTGACCCCGAAGATACGATCGAATACCTTTCAGATATTGGTTATTCTTTCCAACAATTGACGGATGATGGTTTAAATAAAATCACCAAAAAAGAGTTGTATAATTTGTTTGACGAACTTGATGGCAACTACAACCACACAGACATCGTTCTTCAACCCAATTCTTGATGGCGTTTTGTGTGCATTGTATCAAAACTGCTTGAACCATCTCTCGCAACAAGGTTTGGCCAGCAAAAGTGGACGCTAAGATGCGAGATCGGGGCTTTCAGTAACAAATCTACGCCGAATTATACTTACAGACAACAACCCGTTGATATTCTTCACATCCAACAAGCAAATGTGTGTCGTTGAAATTATTCATGATTTCATCATTTCTACCATGAGTGTACGAAAACACAGCCCACACTGAGTTTGATTGTTTTACCGATGGTGGAAGTCTATTTTGAGCTTCTGGGGAGGCCTGTGTTTTAACCGTCAGATCGCCACTATAGTAATATCTAAAGTTGGGTTCAGTGTATGAATTTGTCAGGTAGATCAATCTATCTGTTGCGTCTGTATTTGATTCGATGTGATTGGTTGCTTGCCGCCACTCTCCCCGTTCCTCATTCATATAGATTCCTGAAAGTGGGATCAATGCAGTCACGATTAAAACACAGACGAGAGCAATTCGAGCATAGTCGCGATTGATTTGAGTTACGCCGATGGCAACAAGCAAATAAATTCCAAGAGATGCCGGTGCAGTATATCGGACGGTATAAATCGGTATAGCAAGATAGGAAATCATGAACGGCAGAATGATCGGCATGGCTGCCCACGGAACTAATACCGCCCCTTGCAGTAGGCTCTTTTCTTCAGAGCCAACTTTGGACGGTGAGACAGCCGCACCACGGAGCCTTGGGAAAAGTACCAAGATCGCGACGAGGATTAATAGTGCGATGCCTACTGCAAGCGCATAATTGAGCGCAGAAAATGGAAGCGGACCAAAATATTGGATTAGTGGAGCGAACAGTTCTTTCACGCCTGGAAGAAAGGTCCTTGCCCCCTCTTGATTGCTTGATTTGGTGGCGAGGATATAAATCCAGGGTGAGATAAGAGTCAATAGAGCAACCTGGCTAACAGCCCACCTCACCACAAGCGACTCTTCTTGGAGATAGCTGAAAATATCAGCCACCCCATGTCGCTCTGAATCAGAAATCCATCGAGAAACCAGTATCGTTGCAATAGTCACGTTTTGAGCAACGACTACAAACAGCGCAAAAGCGTGGGTCATCGCCAAAAGAAATGTTGACACGGTGTAAACGACTATCCGCCTCCAAGAGGGCTGTGAAATACTACCCAGAAGCGTAAGATACGATACCGCTGTTAATAGTATAAGTAGTGCATACATCCGCGCTTCTTGTGCGAATAGAACCTGGTACGGGGCAACCACCACAACGATAGCTGCGATAAGGCCACTTTGACGTGAATGGATTTTTCGGCCAATTTCGGCTATCACAGGGACTGTGGCAGCACTCGCAACAATTGAGAGAGAACGAAGGGCAAGTTCTGAGGTACCAAATACAGTGACGATCGGCTTGAGAAGGACGTAGTAGAGTGGGGGATGCACGTCATCGACTGGCAGCTCCAGAACCAATCCAATATAGGAGTATTCGCGGAGGAAGTGTAGTGTAAACGCTTCATCCAACCATAGTGCATCAGTTATGTCTATAAGGCGCAAAATGATTGCAGCAACGAACAATATGAGAAGAATAATCCTCCACCGTCTTGTCTGAAACCGTCTTAGTTTCATAGTATGTGTTTATAAAGTCTCATTATTAAGGATTGCTGGTGACGTCTGCAAAATTCTCAATGGGATAACTAAGACAAACTGAATATGGTTTACGGGATTGGCAATAAAGACGACTTAAAACGCGAATATTAACCTACTCTATAGTTGGCGAAATTTTAGTTTGGGCAATAAAGGAAACAAAGCTCACAAATAGAAGAAAAGAAATGGCGAGGGCGTAAGCGATCAGCAGTAACAATGTTTCTGAATAGTGATAAACTGAATAAAATGCTATAATTGGGATGGCGTAGATTAAATATAATCCAAACTTCGCAGAGTATGATTCGATAGCTCCCAGGTAGTGATGAACCATACATAGATGATTTAGAAACGACACAAAAGTGCCACGGTTGGTATTGGTATATAGTAAAGACCAAATTCAAGATCTAATCAGTGATATAAGCCCGCTCACTAAACAGGTGGTTCAGCGTCTGGAGTCCCGGGAATTGTCACCGGTTCTGCATTCTCCGAAAGATAGTACTGCATGAGGAGAAGACACGAGTGATTTACAAACTGGTTCTTTCCTTTGAGGATACGGTAACTATCGGGTGGGAGCTAACACTCCTGAATCGGTTCAAAACCGAAGCCGGTCGTTCCATCTTCGTGAAGTGTGTACTCGATACCGATACAGGGTTCGGAGAGATCGTGTTGGGAAAACTCCGACGGGTGAAGATGCGCGGCATCGATGTATACCGAATACCGTCCCGGAGTTTCCACAGGGTCGTCTATTCGGACTGTTTCCTGATCGGGAGTAGTTCCGAGTTGGTAAACATCGGCGAAGACTTCCTCGTCGTTTCTCTCGATGGTTACATCGAGGGAAGTGGATTCATCACGCTCGTTTTTGAGGCGGAGCCAGGGGATCGTCTTTTTTGGCGGCCCCATGAGACCGAGACACCCACTCGAAAGGGTGCCGACGCAGACCCCGAGCAGGGTTCGCCGATGCATGTGATTCAGGGGATCCTCTCGAAACAAAAAGAGTTGGGTGGCTAAAATCGCGATTTACTTATGTTATTTAGTATCAAACTACATAGGTTCTTAAATATGTTAAAATGAATGTCTAGCCGCTGTCCCAAAGGTAGCTTGACCTACTGGAATGACATTGATACTCTCCGAATACCGGATCGCGTTCAGAGCTCGAATAGCATCCCTGCGGACGAGTTTGTACAGTGTGGGGGTAGCAGTTTAGAAAGGATGGACTGTGTGGTGAAAAGTGGGCGATAAGCAACATCACCAGAGCGGATGCTGTCAAAAAGCCGGATAGCAGATCCATGATGTGTGTCATCTTCGCCCGCTCGGGCGTAGAACGCCCCAGCACATCACTAGATGTGACTACTGGCCCTTTACATCCGCAAAGACACCGAGAACGTCATCGAGCGTGACGGTCTCAGTATATCGTTCGCTGTCTCCACGTTCGTCTTTGCTCATAAAGAAACGACACACCGACCAGTAAATTGTCCTTGTAGTGTACCCCATATGTAAGCACCACACGGCCTGTACAAGAAGCAGTAAACAACAGCACAACAAGCGTCTCTATTGGTCGCGTCTCTGAGTACCCCACTAACCCAACGGGTGGGACTGAAAGGGGCCGCCGTCTCGACGTTCCCGGACGACACAAGGACCACAGGAGCGAGCACCGGCGAGCGACGAGGACCGCAGCGAGTCCCGACAGTCGAGACGGCGGGGGCTTTCTCCCCCTTACGTAATCGGACTCTGTGGGGGATCAGTTCTCAAGAAACCGATTCAACCGATCGAATTCGGCCGGAGAGAGAATAACCTCGGTATCGAACGCATCAAACCGCTCGAAGTCGTGATCTATCGTCAGGACCGTATTCACCCCTTCGTCGATCGCTACTTGGGCATAGTAACCGTCCCACCCGCCAATATTTGCGTCACTGGCCGCAGATAACCCGTCAGAAACTATCTCTTCGGGCATCTCATCATACCAGTGGATTCGCTTTGCATCCATGAAATTCTGTAGTAGTCGGGACGCATCCGCGTTTGAGTGCCCGTAGTACGTCGTCAAAACGGTGTGTGCACCGAACAGCGCAGGATACGGGACTACCGCATCGATGTCACCAGTGATGGCGTCTCGGACGTACGAGAGCGCAGCATCACGGCCCGGGGCTGTTGTGTGTGCAAGTGCAATGACCCCGACATCGAAAAGGTACGGGCCACGGACGTCACTCATCGCCGTCGTTCTCCGTGCCGCGACGAATAGCCTCTCGGTGACTCCGGGCAATGGGATCGGCCCCTTCAGTAAGTGGAGTCGTCTCTCCACGCTCCGAAGCCGTTTCCTCGACGAGTTGTTCCATCCGTTCGAGGATTTCGTCCGGATCGTCTTCGGGTTCGACGACTGCTTTCCCGTCTTCTTCGTGAATGGCTACTTCCGTGCCGGGCGTAATCCCGAGACGCTCTCGTACCTCCTGTGGGAGGACGATTCGCCCTTTTGAATCCACTTTCGCCATGTTCCCACTTCAAGTGGGAACAAGATAACCGTTTGGGTAGCGTCCGAATTCCACGGATCGATGTGGAGAAGAATTCCACCCACGGGGTCGTCTAGGTTAACGACACGGCCCACTAATCGGGACGTTTATGCAATCTTCAGCGAAGGGAGGCGTACTCCGACGTCCGCCGTGACGTTTCCCTGACCAATGCCGAAGCCAAATCCACCTACTGACGACACGCCGGATCCGCTCCGGTCACCTGAGCGACCTCCCGCCGGTCCGGATTCGGACGAAGATACCGCCGATCAGCCTTCCCGTTTCGACGAATCAGTCGTTTCACAACCGACTAGAGATGACAGGACAGACACGAGCCATTCCGAATCCGAATCGCCCCAGTACATCCGAGTCACGCCGACCGAGACGCCGCTGTCGGTCGAAACGGCGAAGACACACTTCGAGCGACTCCACCGTCTCACGACGAGCGATGACGACGGTGGGCTGTTTTCCCGACTCTTTGGAGCCGACGATTCACTCACGCTCGAATGCTTACTCGTCACGACCGACGACGACGACCGCCCGACGCGGTACTACTTCGGGATCTCCGATCCGTCGGCACTCGACCCACTGCAGCGGATTCTCCGCGGGCTCTTTCCGAACACGTACGAACTGCGACGGGACGACCGCATCGCAACGGCACTGCCACACCTGCTCGGGCTTGCCACTCCCGCGACCAGCGAACCGGCCGACACCCCTGACGAGCAGCCAGTACCTCAGAGCCATCCCACGTCCGAGGAGCAACTACAACCCACAGAGCCGCCTATAGCGGCGGTCGAGTTCCGTGCACGACCGGAACGTCCCGCTGACTGGCAAACCCAGCTGACGCCCTTCGAGGCGTTTCTATCGGACGACACCGACCGGCCGCCGCTCGCAGGCGTCCTGGAGGCGATGGCGACACAGTCCGGGTCGATGGTGTATCAGACACTCCTCCGACCGAAGCGCGATTGGACGAGCGACGCCGAAGCCAGAATGCAAGCGCTCGAAGCGGCCGCAGACACCACCGGCGACCAACTGCGAAACGCCATTACCGGCCCGCCGGATCCGGCTGCTGAACGATCCATTCTCCCGGACAGCGACCGCGTCCGACTCGACGAGCTGGCGGCGAGAGAGACTCGCCACTGTTTCGTGGTCAACGCCCGCGTCGTCGCCCGCTCGTCGGCCGACTCGCCGGACGACTTACCAGACGACCGTCCAATGCCGGATCTCGGCGGCCTCGAGACGGCCTTTACGCCCGTTGGCCGCACCTGCTATCCGATCCGGGGGCGACTGCGGACCGGCGCGGACGCACTCACCGTCGCCCGGGCTATCCGCGACCGGACGGTTCAACCGCCATCACGCACGCTTCGCTCTCGATTGCCCGGCGTCCGCTCGGAGACGCCGGGAATCGTCGCCGATCCGCAGGAGGTGGGGAACTTCACGCTCGTCGACGGCAGTCGGTTGCCCACTGACGCCGCCCGGGCGCTTGCGTCGCCGCCGTCCGAACGGACGGCACTCCCCCGTCCGCCGGCGAGTGAACTCGAACGGTACCACACCGAGGGGCTGACGCTTGGTCGCCCGCTCACACAGGACGGGACGGGCGATCCGACCTCCATTGCCCTGCCGCCCGGACTCCAGTCGCTCCACCTCGCGTGGCTCGGCAAGACGGGGTCCGGAAAGAGCATCGCTCTGCTGAACGCGATCCTAGACAATCACGCCGCTTCCGACGGCGCGACGATCCTCATCGACCGGAAAGGCGACGGCATGCCCGAGACGTACATGCGGGCCCACAAGCGCCGCTATGGCTCGCTCGACGACGTGTACTATTTCGACTGTTCGAGGCTCCTGCCGGCGATCTCCTTTTTCGACATTCGGGAACAACTGGACGCAGGCATCAGCCGAACTACGGCGGTCGCAGACGTCGTCGACCACCACATCGAGGTGCTCAAAGCGCTCATGGGCACTGAACAGTTCGAGCGGGCGGTCCGCTCGCCGGACATCATCCGCTATCTCGTGAAGGCGCTGTTCGACCCGGTCCACGGGTCGGATGCGTACACGTACGACGACCTGCTTGCTGCCACGGACCGGATGCGGGCCACGCGGGATCCGCCAACGGTGAGCGACCCGAACCTGGATGCGATGCTGGCCGGTGTCACTACGGGCGACCAGCGGTCCTACGACGCGGTGATGAAAGGCGTCTCGAACCGCATCGAAAAGGTCCCCGTCGACGACCGACTGGCCCGCCTGTTCAATCACGTCCCTGCGGGCGACGATCCTCACTTCGACCTCCGGGCACTGCTGGACGAGGACGTGGTCATCGTCTTCGACACGGGTGGCCTCCGCACGGAGAGCCAGCGGGCGATCACCCTCGTCATGCTCTCACAGCTCTTTACCGCGCTCAAACGCCGCGCGGCGGAAGAAGACCGCCGATTCGACACCCACGGGCTCGGTGGCGATGACACGGACACGAGCGAGGGTGGAGACGCCACCGACGTGGACCGCCCGCTCGTCAACCTCGTGGTCGAGGAGGCCGCGGGCGTCGCCACGACGGGACTGATGGCCGACTTGCTCGCACAGTCCCGAAGCTTCGGGCTCTCGGTGACGCTTGCGATGCAGTTTCCCGGCCAACTCCGAGACCGGGACCCGAAGGCCTACGCCGAGCTGCTGAACAACGTCTCGACTATCGTCACGGGGAACGTCGCCGTCGACCGCGATCTGGCAGAACGTGTAGCCACCGCGGATATCGACGCCAAAGCGATGGGCACACGGTTGCGAGCGATCAGACGGGGCCAGTGGCTCGTCCGCTTGCCCGCAGCCTTCGGCGAGCCCGAGCCCCGGCCGTTTCTCGTCGAGTCCGCGCCGCTTCCTCCCGGGCACCCCGGAGGAGATGACTCACTTTCGTCGGCCGAGGAACGGGCGTTCCAGGCAGCACTCACCGTGGTCGAGAGCCGGACGAAACTGGCGTGTGGCATCGACGTTGCGGAGACGACACTGTCGACGGCCTCCAAGCACGCAACCGCCCCGTCCGGTGATCCGCCAT
It encodes:
- a CDS encoding glycosyltransferase family 39 protein; the encoded protein is MFVAAIILRLIDITDALWLDEAFTLHFLREYSYIGLVLELPVDDVHPPLYYVLLKPIVTVFGTSELALRSLSIVASAATVPVIAEIGRKIHSRQSGLIAAIVVVVAPYQVLFAQEARMYALLILLTAVSYLTLLGSISQPSWRRIVVYTVSTFLLAMTHAFALFVVVAQNVTIATILVSRWISDSERHGVADIFSYLQEESLVVRWAVSQVALLTLISPWIYILATKSSNQEGARTFLPGVKELFAPLIQYFGPLPFSALNYALAVGIALLILVAILVLFPRLRGAAVSPSKVGSEEKSLLQGAVLVPWAAMPIILPFMISYLAIPIYTVRYTAPASLGIYLLVAIGVTQINRDYARIALVCVLIVTALIPLSGIYMNEERGEWRQATNHIESNTDATDRLIYLTNSYTEPNFRYYYSGDLTVKTQASPEAQNRLPPSVKQSNSVWAVFSYTHGRNDEIMNNFNDTHLLVGCEEYQRVVVCKYNSA
- a CDS encoding AbrB/MazE/SpoVT family DNA-binding domain-containing protein — encoded protein: MAKVDSKGRIVLPQEVRERLGITPGTEVAIHEEDGKAVVEPEDDPDEILERMEQLVEETASERGETTPLTEGADPIARSHREAIRRGTENDGDE
- a CDS encoding ATP-binding protein, which encodes MPKPNPPTDDTPDPLRSPERPPAGPDSDEDTADQPSRFDESVVSQPTRDDRTDTSHSESESPQYIRVTPTETPLSVETAKTHFERLHRLTTSDDDGGLFSRLFGADDSLTLECLLVTTDDDDRPTRYYFGISDPSALDPLQRILRGLFPNTYELRRDDRIATALPHLLGLATPATSEPADTPDEQPVPQSHPTSEEQLQPTEPPIAAVEFRARPERPADWQTQLTPFEAFLSDDTDRPPLAGVLEAMATQSGSMVYQTLLRPKRDWTSDAEARMQALEAAADTTGDQLRNAITGPPDPAAERSILPDSDRVRLDELAARETRHCFVVNARVVARSSADSPDDLPDDRPMPDLGGLETAFTPVGRTCYPIRGRLRTGADALTVARAIRDRTVQPPSRTLRSRLPGVRSETPGIVADPQEVGNFTLVDGSRLPTDAARALASPPSERTALPRPPASELERYHTEGLTLGRPLTQDGTGDPTSIALPPGLQSLHLAWLGKTGSGKSIALLNAILDNHAASDGATILIDRKGDGMPETYMRAHKRRYGSLDDVYYFDCSRLLPAISFFDIREQLDAGISRTTAVADVVDHHIEVLKALMGTEQFERAVRSPDIIRYLVKALFDPVHGSDAYTYDDLLAATDRMRATRDPPTVSDPNLDAMLAGVTTGDQRSYDAVMKGVSNRIEKVPVDDRLARLFNHVPAGDDPHFDLRALLDEDVVIVFDTGGLRTESQRAITLVMLSQLFTALKRRAAEEDRRFDTHGLGGDDTDTSEGGDATDVDRPLVNLVVEEAAGVATTGLMADLLAQSRSFGLSVTLAMQFPGQLRDRDPKAYAELLNNVSTIVTGNVAVDRDLAERVATADIDAKAMGTRLRAIRRGQWLVRLPAAFGEPEPRPFLVESAPLPPGHPGGDDSLSSAEERAFQAALTVVESRTKLACGIDVAETTLSTASKHATAPSGDPPSDTSTAPSGQSAAESEPTAGGPSNSLLPYTKRFPSCIDYDRNAHAICCGACDRRYDATLDGLTRAIECCHSLEDVDREDIPVLTSNLKLTPDERIERDLTGRKPYFLQAVYAAQHGHYDPDVEYDLVTDSMVRLQEYVGIDDESIQELIEGGLLSQDGNFPHRLYTVTPEGRDAIGISHREGIAYGDGKGDLSESSLHVLMVEVGKRYIEQAFVDDEDTEVAEAVSYYEVGEHRLDAAGIDENGNVVVTLEAERMNNDRARAVPDDYDKMAGLAPEAAIWVVKNRDAAHDVLEALNDPLDGPARVEKTYSRNSPPQRFTIDTPGLTEIHTVQYVRDSLLS
- a CDS encoding FkbM family methyltransferase is translated as MNLSQRIFQAVGGRGIGQYVPFSDQLSDILHRASVSSNAPAGQVYGNQLYIDPNDCSYTAKAISRGEIVNRGELEFYKSNIEPGMTIVDIGANIGYFTVVFASLVGNQGHVYAFEPVAESVDILNKNLSTNGHSNVTIEHAAVSDSGGETAIFGNENQRGHSSILSPVHENDEELGTVQTTTIDTYFTDTVVDFMKIDAEGAEPRIISGAEDCLESHQPKILMELNPTLWESDPEDTIEYLSDIGYSFQQLTDDGLNKITKKELYNLFDELDGNYNHTDIVLQPNS
- a CDS encoding type II toxin-antitoxin system VapC family toxin gives rise to the protein MSDVRGPYLFDVGVIALAHTTAPGRDAALSYVRDAITGDIDAVVPYPALFGAHTVLTTYYGHSNADASRLLQNFMDAKRIHWYDEMPEEIVSDGLSAASDANIGGWDGYYAQVAIDEGVNTVLTIDHDFERFDAFDTEVILSPAEFDRLNRFLEN